A window of Miscanthus floridulus cultivar M001 unplaced genomic scaffold, ASM1932011v1 fs_367_1_2, whole genome shotgun sequence contains these coding sequences:
- the LOC136531538 gene encoding cytochrome P450 87A3-like, whose amino-acid sequence MPCRFLEAPVIGLGREPWKCFDACTRVLLAFPLCVPGTAFYRCMQGRKRVMKMLNEQLGARRNSPELESVDFFDLVIHELHKPDSELNENIVLDLLFLMLFASHETTFIGLTAILMFLTDDPKALQELMVSKLLGPDSRPQIETVVVAKKGRSRL is encoded by the exons ATGCCTTGCCGTTTCTTGGAAGCCCCTGTGATCGGCCTTGGAAGGGAACCATGGAAGTGCTTCGACGCATGCACCAGGGTGCTGCTGGCGTTCCCGCTCTGTGTTCCCGGCACAGCCTTCTACAGATGCATGCAG GGACGCAAGAGGGTCATGAAGATGCTGAACGAGCAGCTCGGTGCGCGCAGGAACAGCCCAGAGCTCGAGTCAGTAGATTTCTTCGATCTTGTGATCCACGAGCTACACAAGCCAGACTCTGAACTGAACGAGAACATCGTGCTGGATTTGCTGTTTCTCATGCTCTTTGCTAGCCATGAGACCACGTTTATTGGACTAACCGCGATTCTCATGTTTCTGACAGATGACCCCAAAGCATTGCAGGAACTAATGGTAAGCAAATTGTTGGGTCCAGACTCCAGACCACAAATTGAAACTGTTGTCGTCGCAAAGAAGGGTAGATCCAGACTCTGA